A region of Salvelinus alpinus chromosome 6, SLU_Salpinus.1, whole genome shotgun sequence DNA encodes the following proteins:
- the LOC139579027 gene encoding neuropeptide Y receptor type 2-like codes for MDNASQVNITPMEDCANSSRLAGEFSNCYNTFPDLEDSTKLVGVQVILILAYSTIILFGVIGNSLVIYVVYKFKTLHTVTNFFIVNLAVADLLVNTLCLPFTLINTLHGEWRFGQALCFILPFSQGMSVHVSTITLNIIALDRHRSIVYHLETKMSKEMCAAVIVMTWAISAVLASPLAVFREYGTFDLSPEQSIQVCTEKWPGSGMDGTIYSISMLLLQYCLPLAINSFAYIRIWSKLKNHVSPAGRNNRNQRKRKTTKMLVIVVVVFAVSWLPLHAFQLAIDIDNSVLDMKDFKLLFTMFHIVAMCSTFVNPILYGWMNNNYRTAFLSVCKCSQPVNSGSRSIMSRKTLREKDMSDTDFQATKV; via the coding sequence ATGGATAATGCAAGTCAAGTAAACATAACTCCAATGGAGGACTGTGCGAATTCTTCTAGACTTGCTGGTGAATTCTCAAACTGCTACAACACCTTTCCAGACCTGGAGGACAGCACCAAGCTGGTGGGAGTGCAAGTGATCCTCATCCTGGCTTACAGCACCATCATCCTGTTCGGAGTCATCGGAAACTCCCTGGTGATATACGTGGTGTACAAGTTCAAAACTCTGCACACCGTCACCAATTTTTTCATCGTGAACCTGGCTGTGGCGGATCTGCTGGTGAATACTCTATGTCTGCCCTTTACTTTGATCAATACTCTCCATGGAGAGTGGAGGTTTGGCCAGGCGTTGTGCTTCATACTGCCCTTCTCCCAAGGCATGTCCGTGCACGTTTCCACCATCACGCTCAACATCATCGCCCTGGACCGCCACCGGAGCATCGTCTACCACCTGGAGACCAAGATGTCCAAGGAAATGTGTGCCGCCGTCATCGTCATGACGTGGGCCATAAGCGCGGTCCTGGCCAGCCCGCTCGCCGTCTTCCGGGAGTACGGGACGTTTGACCTTTCGCCCGAGCAGTCCATTCAGGTTTGCACGGAAAAGTGGCCAGGGAGCGGCATGGACGGGACCATCTATAGTATCTCCATGCTCCTGCTCCAGTACTGCCTGCCGCTGGCCATCAACTCCTTCGCCTACATCCGCATCTGGAGTAAGCTGAAGAACCACGTGAGTCCGGCAGGGAGGAACAACCGCAACCAGCGCAAGAGGAAGACCACTAAGATGCTGGTGATCGTTGTGGTGGTGTTTGCAGTGAGTTGGTTGCCTCTCCACGCCTTCCAGCTGGCCATTGACATTGACAACAGTGTCTTGGACATGAAAGACTTCAAGCTGCTTTTCACCATGTTCCACATCGTGGCCATGTGCTCGACCTTTGTCAACCCCATCCTCTACGGGTGGATGAACAACAACTACCGGACTGCGTTTCTGTCCGTGTGTAAGTGCAGCCAACCTGTCAATTCTGGGTCGAGGAGCATCATGAGCAGAAAGACACTGAGGGAAAAGGACATGAGCGATACAGATTTCCAAGCGACTAAAGTCTGA
- the LOC139579028 gene encoding coiled-coil domain-containing protein 110-like has protein sequence MASLAREVSRLTNELDMSWAELHRPGARRRSSLEGSTTRDGSPLASSGNKHPAERILDSVGKEFKAMSGSVAHLKEENKTLRENLKQSVKRGEEAEGSAKQLRELQAILESCLLTVQQEKDLLTLEVRQLHQEYIDLSSSISLQQREEHRHHYRDISRVT, from the coding sequence ATGGCCTCGCTGGCAAGGGAGGTCAGCCGCCTCACGAACGAGCTGGATATGAGCTGGGCCGAACTCCATCGGCCGGGGGCCAGGAGGAGAAGCTCCCTTGAGGGAAGCACGACTAGGGACGGCAGCCCTCTGGCCTCGTCGGGCAACAAACACCCAGCCGAACGCATCCTGGACAGCGTGGGGAAAGAGTTCAAGGCCATGTCGGGCTCCGTGGCCCATCTCAAAGAGGAGAACAAGACACTACGAGAGAACCTCAAGCAGAGTGTCAAGAGGGGTGAGGAGGCAGAGGGCAGTGCCAAGCAGCTGAGGGAATTGCAGGCCATATTGGAAAGCTGCCTGCTCACGGTGCAGCAGGAGAAAGACCTGCTAACGCTGGAGGTGAGGCAGCTCCACCAGGAGTACATTGATCTCAGCAGTAGCATCTCGCTGCAACAGAGAGAGGAGCACCGTCACCACTACCGGGATATTAGCAGGGTCACATGA